The proteins below come from a single Acidimicrobiia bacterium genomic window:
- a CDS encoding hydroxymethylglutaryl-CoA lyase: protein MVSQPTPSFIDIVEVGPRDGLQNEAVILTTDQKVSLIEHLVDAGLRRIEAVSFAHPDAVPQMADAEAVMARVPTVDNVSYIGLVMNERGWQRAALTPVDEINLPVFATDTFNRKNQGVPTDESIEAVSHIAAEASAAGLGVTATISAAWGCPFEGEVDIDRLVDIAGRLATADIHELALGDTIGVADPWAVTERITAVRAATGNLPIRVHFHDTRNTGMANVHAAIGAGVTIIDASVGGIGGCPFAPAATGNIPTDDLVYMLDRAGFSHGVSLEALIGISHELEDALGKQVPAMLPRAGGFPPT from the coding sequence ATGGTCAGCCAACCGACCCCGTCCTTCATCGACATTGTCGAGGTCGGTCCGCGCGACGGCCTCCAGAACGAAGCGGTCATTCTCACCACCGACCAGAAGGTCAGCCTCATCGAGCACCTCGTCGACGCAGGCCTTCGCCGCATCGAAGCCGTCTCCTTCGCCCACCCCGACGCCGTTCCGCAGATGGCCGACGCCGAAGCGGTCATGGCAAGGGTGCCGACCGTCGACAATGTCTCGTACATCGGCCTCGTCATGAACGAACGGGGCTGGCAGCGTGCCGCGTTGACCCCCGTCGACGAGATCAACCTGCCGGTCTTCGCCACCGACACCTTCAACCGCAAGAACCAGGGTGTGCCAACCGACGAATCGATCGAAGCGGTGTCGCACATCGCTGCTGAGGCGTCCGCTGCGGGTCTCGGCGTGACTGCGACGATTTCCGCGGCCTGGGGTTGTCCCTTCGAGGGCGAAGTCGACATCGACCGCCTCGTCGACATCGCAGGCAGGCTCGCCACGGCCGACATCCACGAGCTTGCGCTCGGGGACACGATCGGTGTGGCCGACCCGTGGGCCGTCACCGAGCGCATCACCGCCGTGCGCGCCGCCACAGGGAACCTGCCCATCCGCGTCCACTTCCACGACACCCGCAACACCGGCATGGCGAATGTCCATGCAGCGATCGGGGCCGGGGTCACGATCATCGACGCATCGGTCGGCGGGATCGGAGGCTGCCCGTTTGCGCCAGCAGCCACCGGCAATATCCCGACCGACGACCTCGTGTACATGCTCGATCGCGCCGGGTTCAGCCACGGCGTCTCCCTCGAGGCTCTCATCGGGATCTCGCACGAACTCGAGGACGCACTCGGCAAGCAGGTGCCTGCCATGCTCCCGCGAGCCGGAGGGTTCCCTCCCACATGA
- a CDS encoding Dabb family protein: MIRHIAMFTFNDGVAPDAIDAIDSRLAELPGLIDEIVEYCFGRDLRLTDTTADYAVVADFATEADYATYSAHPAHVAVVREVIAPVVAAISRVQFEID; the protein is encoded by the coding sequence ATGATCCGACACATCGCCATGTTCACCTTCAACGACGGCGTGGCACCCGACGCCATCGACGCCATCGACTCACGACTCGCCGAGCTGCCCGGACTCATCGACGAGATCGTCGAATATTGCTTCGGGCGCGATCTGCGCCTCACCGACACGACAGCCGACTACGCCGTCGTTGCGGACTTCGCAACGGAAGCCGACTACGCCACCTACTCGGCGCATCCCGCCCATGTCGCAGTCGTCCGGGAAGTCATCGCACCCGTTGTCGCCGCGATCTCACGAGTCCAGTTCGAGATCGACTGA
- a CDS encoding lipocalin-like domain-containing protein encodes MDNTLVGTWRLISWTVTIGNRTVRPFGGAAVGLLTYTGDGRMNASLMREDRDLLDTHSFAQAHALDRAAAAVGYIAYAGTYVVDGDQVHHDVELSLFPDWVGTTQSRQITWVDDAEHGTVLELSYIQPGNGREAANTLRWHRITTEDTT; translated from the coding sequence ATGGACAACACGCTTGTCGGGACATGGCGTCTCATTTCGTGGACGGTCACCATCGGGAACCGAACGGTTCGCCCCTTCGGCGGTGCCGCCGTCGGCCTGCTCACCTACACCGGCGACGGGCGCATGAATGCCTCGCTGATGCGCGAAGACCGCGACCTCCTCGACACGCACTCGTTCGCCCAAGCGCACGCCCTCGACCGGGCCGCGGCAGCCGTCGGATACATCGCCTACGCAGGGACCTATGTCGTCGATGGCGACCAGGTGCACCACGATGTGGAGCTGAGCCTGTTCCCTGACTGGGTCGGCACCACCCAGTCCCGACAGATCACCTGGGTCGACGATGCCGAGCACGGCACCGTGCTGGAGCTGTCATACATCCAGCCGGGGAACGGAAGAGAAGCCGCCAATACACTTCGGTGGCACCGAATCACCACGGAGGACACGACATGA
- a CDS encoding PadR family transcriptional regulator, translating into MSEGTIDPQGFLPLPASQLHILLALADGEKHGYAVMREVEQITDGEVTMGPGTLYGAIKRMLSAGLVEETDERPDPEMDDERRRYYRATGAGVLVLAAETERLERLVRTAQAKQTKRQLKPGLEGT; encoded by the coding sequence GTGAGCGAAGGAACCATCGATCCACAGGGATTCCTGCCGCTTCCCGCATCGCAGCTTCACATCCTGTTGGCGCTCGCCGACGGGGAGAAGCACGGCTATGCCGTGATGCGCGAAGTCGAGCAGATCACCGATGGTGAGGTGACGATGGGTCCCGGAACGCTCTACGGAGCGATCAAACGAATGTTGAGCGCCGGTCTTGTCGAAGAGACCGATGAACGACCAGACCCCGAGATGGACGACGAACGCCGCCGGTACTACCGCGCCACTGGTGCTGGAGTACTCGTGCTGGCTGCGGAAACGGAACGGCTGGAGCGGCTCGTTCGTACCGCCCAGGCGAAGCAGACCAAGCGTCAGCTCAAGCCCGGGTTGGAAGGAACATGA
- a CDS encoding metal-dependent transcriptional regulator: MPDTHVTTEAEEMYLITIARAVEDGSTPPIAVSDIARVLTVSSVSANQMIKKLQGLGLVEYTPYKGVTLTAEGSVLASGVLRNRRLWGLFLAEHLGLTPERADTVACEMEHVTPDDVADQLASFLGNPGFGPTGKPIPGKGKASSPDGIQVAHAPPGAEVVVLDAAPPYDSFLSSHGADPGSVVSVLAAAPDGSIVLGTTSGRIHLAADAAASIRVKKAP; the protein is encoded by the coding sequence ATGCCCGACACCCATGTGACCACCGAAGCCGAAGAGATGTACCTCATCACGATCGCCCGCGCGGTCGAGGACGGGTCGACGCCCCCGATCGCCGTGTCGGACATCGCGAGGGTGTTGACGGTGTCGTCGGTGTCGGCAAACCAGATGATCAAGAAGCTCCAGGGGCTCGGCCTTGTCGAGTACACCCCGTACAAGGGGGTGACGCTCACCGCGGAGGGTTCGGTGCTTGCGAGTGGTGTGTTGCGGAATCGTCGCCTGTGGGGGCTGTTCCTCGCCGAGCATCTCGGCCTCACCCCCGAGCGGGCAGACACCGTTGCTTGCGAGATGGAACATGTGACCCCAGACGATGTCGCGGATCAGCTTGCGTCGTTTCTCGGGAATCCGGGGTTCGGCCCGACCGGCAAGCCGATCCCTGGGAAGGGGAAGGCGTCGAGCCCTGACGGGATCCAGGTCGCCCACGCACCGCCGGGAGCCGAGGTGGTGGTCCTCGACGCGGCGCCACCGTATGACTCATTTCTGTCGTCCCATGGCGCGGACCCGGGATCGGTGGTGTCGGTGCTTGCCGCGGCACCCGACGGCAGCATCGTGTTGGGGACGACGAGCGGGCGCATCCACCTCGCGGCGGATGCGGCGGCGTCGATCCGTGTGAAGAAGGCGCCGTAG
- a CDS encoding aldehyde dehydrogenase, with protein MTTLAEWTEAAASVEPRNRLLIDGEWVDSVSGATFDTINPATGTAITAVAEGDEADIDAAVRAARAAFDDGRWANLSPRDRGQALIRLAELIDTKGEELQLLETLDVGKPIRYSRRVDVAQAVHTYAWYGEAVDKLYDDIAPTGPDALGLITREPIGVVGAVTPWNFPMMISAWKLAPALVTGNSVVLKPAEQSPLTALRIAELALEAGIPPGVLNVVPGYGETAGRALGMHPDVDGVAFTGSTEVGKLFLKYAGESNMKRVSAETGGKTPNIIFADAPDLDFAIGAVGFSIFWNTGEMCIAGSRLLAQREVYDQVVESVGELSAGWMPGDPLDPATKAGPIVDEAQLDRVCSYIDRGVEQGARLVAGGHRTLDETGGYFVEPTVFADVRNDMDIARDEIFGPVLGIIPFDTEDEALAIANETRFGLSAAVWTSNLGRAHRLSAALRAGTVWVNNFDTSDITAPFGGYKESGFGGKDKSLLALDKYTNVKTTWINLGRGGR; from the coding sequence ATGACGACCCTCGCCGAATGGACAGAAGCCGCCGCCTCGGTGGAACCCCGAAACCGGCTCCTGATCGACGGCGAATGGGTCGACTCGGTGTCAGGTGCGACCTTCGACACGATCAACCCCGCGACCGGCACCGCGATCACCGCCGTCGCAGAAGGCGACGAAGCCGACATCGACGCCGCGGTGCGGGCCGCGAGAGCGGCGTTCGATGACGGAAGGTGGGCGAACCTGTCCCCTCGTGACCGCGGCCAAGCCCTCATCCGGCTCGCAGAACTCATCGATACCAAGGGTGAGGAACTCCAGCTGCTCGAAACCCTCGATGTCGGCAAACCGATCCGCTACTCGCGTCGGGTCGATGTCGCCCAGGCCGTCCACACCTACGCCTGGTACGGGGAAGCCGTCGACAAGCTCTACGACGACATCGCACCGACGGGTCCCGACGCGCTCGGGCTCATCACCCGCGAACCGATCGGTGTCGTCGGAGCGGTCACACCGTGGAACTTCCCGATGATGATCAGCGCGTGGAAGCTCGCCCCAGCACTCGTCACCGGCAACTCCGTTGTGCTCAAACCGGCCGAACAGTCACCCCTCACGGCGCTGCGGATCGCAGAGCTCGCACTCGAGGCAGGGATCCCGCCGGGGGTCCTCAATGTGGTTCCCGGCTACGGCGAGACCGCAGGGCGCGCACTCGGCATGCATCCCGATGTGGACGGTGTCGCCTTCACCGGCTCGACCGAGGTCGGGAAGCTGTTCCTCAAATACGCCGGCGAGTCGAACATGAAGCGCGTATCGGCCGAAACCGGCGGCAAGACGCCGAACATCATCTTTGCGGACGCACCCGACCTCGACTTCGCGATCGGTGCCGTCGGATTCTCCATCTTCTGGAACACGGGCGAGATGTGCATCGCGGGGTCGAGGCTCCTCGCCCAGCGCGAGGTCTATGACCAGGTGGTCGAGTCCGTCGGGGAACTGTCGGCGGGCTGGATGCCGGGAGACCCGCTCGATCCGGCGACGAAGGCGGGACCGATCGTCGACGAGGCCCAGCTCGACCGTGTCTGCAGCTACATCGACCGGGGCGTCGAACAAGGGGCACGCCTCGTCGCAGGCGGGCACCGAACCCTCGACGAGACCGGGGGCTACTTCGTCGAACCGACGGTGTTCGCCGATGTGCGCAACGATATGGACATCGCACGCGACGAGATCTTCGGCCCGGTGCTCGGCATCATCCCGTTCGATACCGAGGACGAAGCTCTCGCCATCGCGAACGAGACCCGGTTCGGATTGTCAGCCGCCGTGTGGACCTCGAACCTCGGGAGGGCCCACCGGCTGTCGGCAGCGCTGCGAGCGGGGACCGTCTGGGTGAACAACTTCGACACCTCAGACATCACCGCCCCCTTCGGTGGCTACAAGGAGTCGGGCTTCGGCGGCAAGGACAAGTCGCTCCTCGCCCTCGACAAGTACACGAATGTCAAGACCACCTGGATCAACCTCGGCCGCGGCGGCAGATAA
- a CDS encoding flavin reductase family protein, giving the protein MQDTVMDGKAFKDAMAHYAGSVEIVTVTTPDGPVGITVSAFVSVSVDPPIVLVCIDKVAGSLDAMIAADGYTVNFMPEGTDDIAMVFATPGVDKFGSVEWSEPETPHAGPVLADAFQVFECETIERTEMGDHWVLYGLVRRGTVGDALPLVYVNRGFAKVR; this is encoded by the coding sequence ATGCAAGACACGGTGATGGACGGCAAGGCTTTCAAGGACGCCATGGCGCACTATGCGGGTTCGGTTGAGATCGTGACGGTCACGACACCGGATGGCCCTGTCGGGATCACCGTGTCGGCGTTCGTGTCCGTGTCCGTCGATCCGCCGATCGTGTTGGTGTGCATCGACAAGGTTGCAGGCTCACTCGACGCGATGATCGCAGCGGACGGCTACACCGTGAACTTCATGCCAGAGGGCACCGACGACATCGCGATGGTTTTCGCAACTCCGGGCGTCGACAAGTTCGGTTCGGTGGAATGGTCCGAGCCCGAGACCCCACATGCGGGCCCCGTGCTTGCAGACGCCTTTCAGGTCTTCGAGTGCGAGACGATCGAGCGCACCGAGATGGGTGACCACTGGGTGCTCTACGGCCTTGTCCGCCGCGGCACGGTCGGGGACGCGCTGCCTTTGGTGTATGTGAACCGAGGCTTTGCCAAGGTCCGGTAG